CAGGGAGCGTTCGAGCTCCTTCGTCTCGCTGGAGGAGCCCACGATCACGGTCAGGCCGCGCTCGCGCACCGCGCTCTCGATGCCGCCCGCGACGGTGCCGAAGAAGGGATTGCCCATGTCGGGGATGACCAGGCCGATCGCCGCGTCCCTCGCGCCGACCCGCATGTTGCGGGCCATCAGGTTGGGTTGGTAGCCGAGCCTGCGCACGACCTCCATGACGCGCGCCCTGGTCTCGGGGGCGACGGGGCCCTCCTCGTTGAGGACCCTGGAGACGGTCTTGGCGGTGACGCCGACCTCACGGGCGACGTCGGTCATCGTCGGGCGCCGCGCGCTCGCCATCGAACCTCCCCGTTGTCGGGAACAGGGTAACGGGATCACGAAAGGCCGATCGCCTCCGCGGCCCCCTTGTCGGCGATGACGGCCTTGCCGTCCGCCACGTCCATGGCGCCCGTCATGATCGCCACCACCTCGGCCATGCTGTGGTCGCCCGGCTTGATCTGCGCGACCCTGCGGCCCAGCCGCTGGACGTGGATCCGGTCGGCGATCTCGAAGACGTGCGGCATGTTGTGGCTGATCAGCACCACGGGCAGGCCGCGGTCGCGGACCCTGCGGATCAGGTCGAGCACCTGCCCGGACTCCTTCACCCCGAGCGCGGCCGTGGGCTCGTCCATGACGACCACGTGGGAGGCCCACGCCACCGCCCTGGCGACCGCGACGCCCTGCCGCTGCCCGCCCGACAGCGACTCCACGGGTACGGCGAGCGAGCGCAGCCCGATCTTCAGCGCGGCCATGTGCTCGGCGGACTCCGCCCGCATGCGGTGCTTGTCCAGCATCCTGAACACCTTGCCGAGCAGTCCGGGCTTGCGCAGTTCCCTGCCGAGGAACATGTTGGTGGCGATGTCGAGCGAGGCGGCGATCGCCAGGTCCTGGTAGACCGTCTCGATCCCGGCCCTGCGCGCCTCCAGCGGGTCGCCGAAGCGCACCCGTTTCCCGTCGAGCAGGATCTCGCCCGAGTCGGGCTGGATGGCGCCGGTCAGCGCCTTGATCAGGGTGGTCTTGCCGGCGCCGTTGTCGCCGATGACGGCGAGCACCTCGCCGGGCAGCAGGTCGAAGTCGGCGCCGTCGAGGGCGGTGACGTGTCCGTAGCGCTTGACCAGGCCCCGCGCCTGGAGAACTGGCGTGGTCATCGGGTCCTCCTGCGGGAGAGCTGGTCGACGGTGACCGCGAGGATCACCAGGATGCCGGTGATGAGCGTCTGGTAGATCGACGGGACGCCCATCAGCTGCAGGCCGTTGCGGAACACGCCCACGATGAGCGCGCCGATGAGCGTGCCCATGACCAGGCCGCGACCGCCGAACAGGCTCGTTCCGCCGAGGACGACGGCGGTGATGCTGTCGAGGTTGTCGGTCTGGCCCGCCTGCGGGTCGCCCACGCCGGTGCGGGAGACCAGCAGGAGGGCGGCGATGCCGTACACCAGGCCGGCCAGGGTGTAGACGCCGACAGTCAGCCGCGAGGTGCGGATGCCGGTGAGCCTGGCGACCTCGGGGCTGTTGCCGAGGGCGTAGACGTGCCTGCCCCACGCGGTCTGGCCGAGCAGGTAGGCGAACAGCAGGAAGAGCGCGATCGTGAGCACGGAGCCGTAGGTGACGCGGGTGCCGCCGAGCTGGAAGGTCTGGCCGAGGAAGGTCAGCTCGTCGGGCAGGCCCGTGACCGTCTGGTCCTGGGAGTAGATGTGAGTGAGGGCGAAGACCACGTTCAGCATGCCCAGCGTGACGATGAACGGCGGCAGCGAGATCCGCGTCACCAGCATCCCGTTGACCAGACCGAACAGGGCGCACACCGCCAGGCCGGCGGCGATCGCGAGCAGTGGCGGCATGGACAGGGCCAGCTTGGCCATCACGATGCCGCCGAAGGCCATGATCGCGCCGTTCGACAGGTCGATGCCGCCCGTGAGGATGATCAGCGTCTGGCCGATCGCGAGCGTGCCGACGACCATGACCTGCTGGATGATGAGGGAGAAGTTGCCGCCGGTCAGGAACTGCGGGCTGTTCAGGGAGAAGAATGCGCAGGCGATCACCAGCGCGGCCAGCGGGCCGGCCGTCGGCGTGGTCAGGATCCTGCGCGGCAGGGTCGCTTCGATGACGGCCATGTCAGCCCCAGCAGTTGGCCAGGCCGAAGGCGGTGTCCTTGGCGGCCACTCCTGCGACGGGCTTGTCGGTGATGAGCGTGACCCCGGTGTCGGTGTACCCGGTGGCCTTCTTGCCGCCCTTGGCGAAGTCGGTGACGGCCTTGACGCCGCTCTCCGCCATCTTCAGCGGGTACTGCTGGGAGGTGGCGGCGATCTGGCCGCTCTTGACGGCCTTGGTGCCCGTGCAGCCGCCGTCGACGGAGACCACGAGCACGTCCTTGTCGATGCCCTTGGCCTTCAGCGCGGTGTGGGCGCCGAGGGCGGCCGGCTCGTTGATGGTGTAGACGAGGTTGATGTCGGGCGCCTTCTGCAGGCAGTTCTCCATGGCGGTCTGGCCCTTGGACTGGTCGCCCTGCGTGTCCTGCGAGCACACGATCGACGGGTCGCCCTCGGCGACGCCGAAGCCCTTGAGGAAGCCGTCGTGACGGAGCTTGCCGACGGTGATGCCGGGAGCCAGGTCCAGGGTGGCGATCTTGGCGGGCTTGCCGGCCATCGCGGCCTTGGCGTACTGGCCGATCAGCTCGCCCGCCTTGAAGTTGTCGGTCGCGAACAGCGCGTCGGTGGCGTCCTGCGGTTCCGTCGGGGTGTCCAGGGCGATCACCAGCACGCCCGCGTCCCTGGCCTTCTTGATGGCGGGCACGATGGCCTTGGTGTCGCTCGGCGTGATCAGGATGCCCTTCACTCCCGCGGCGACCATGTTCTCGATGGCGGTGATCTGGCTGGCGTTGTCGCCGTCGAACTTGCCCGCCGCGCTCATGAGCTCGGCGCCCTGCGCCTTGGCGGCGGCGGTCGCGCCCTCCTTCATCTTCACGAAGAACGGGTTGGTCTCTGTTTTCGTGATGAGGCCGACCTTGACGGTGTCCGAACCTGAGCCGGACGGGGTGCCGCCGCCGCATCCGGCGGCCATAAGCGCTGCGGCCCCGAGGCCTGCGATGAGTCGTTTCATGGCGGGTGTTCCTCACATGAGCTGGACAGACCCGGTGTCATCGTTGACATATGTCAACGTTGACATCCGCTGTGCTGCGATGATGAACTCCGTTTCGGGAAACGTCAATGCCCTAGGCCCGTAACAAAACGGCAACAGCGGAAAGGCAGGCAGATGATCGCCGTCCTTGGTGAGTGCGTCGCCGACGCCTTCGCCGACAGGCGCCCGGGCGAGCTGGCGATGCGGGTACTGCCAGGCGGCGGGCCCAGCAACACCGCGGTCGCCCTGGCCCGCCTCGGCACCCCCGCCAGATTCCTCGGGCGCCTGTCGGACGACGTGTTCGGCGAGCTGTTCCGCGAGCGCATGGCCGCCTCCGGGGTCGACCTGTCGGCGTGCGTGCGGGCCCGCGAGCCGAGCACGCTGGCCGTCGCCACCCTGGATGCCGAGGGGCAGGCCCGCTACTCCTTCCACGCCGAGGGCACGGCCGACTGGGGATGGAGCGCCGCCGAGCTGTCGGCTGACCGGCTCGGCGGCGCGTCGTGCCTGCACACGGGGTCGCTGGCACTGGTCAGGGAGCCCGGAGCCGGCGCGGTGGCCGAGTTCGCGGGGCGGGCCGAGGCGACCGTCTCCATCGATCCCAACGTACGGCCCAGCCTGGCCTCGCGAGAGGACTACCTGTCGCGGATGCCGCAGTGGTGCGCGCTGGCCGACATCCTGAAGCTCAGCGCCGACGACCTGGCGTTCCTGATGCCGGACGTCTCGATGGTCAGGGCGTGCGAGCTCTGGCACGCGGCGGGGACGCGGCTGATCGTGGTGACGATGGGGGCCGCGGGGGCGCTGGTCTCGATGGACGGGGCCGTGGTGACGGTGCCGGCGGAGCCGGTGGAGGTGGTGGACACGATCGGCGCGGGAGACTCCTTCACGGCGGGGCTGCTGCACCGGCTCGAGTCCAGGGGCCTGCTGGGCGGGCGGCTGGACGGGCTGGACCTCGCCTCGGCCGCCGAGGCCGCCGCCTTCGGGGCCACGGTGGCGGCGCTGACCTGCGCGGTGGCGGGCGCCGACCCACCCTGGGCCGACCAGCTCATCTCCCAGCCCAGGCCCTGACCCACGCTCCCGCCCTCGGCCAGCCATGGCGACGCGAAGGCGCCCGCCTCCCGGTGGGGAGGCGGGCGCTCCGAGGTGCGAGGGGCAGGCGGCGGCTCTGGACGCGGTGGCGACCGTGGCCTCCTTCTTGACCCCGTTCACCGTCACCGCGACCAGGACCTGACCGCGCCGTAGCGCCGTCAGCGTCCCCGTCGCGGGGTCGAGCGCCGCGACGTGCCACGGCTTGGCCTCGACAGCGGCCCGATGTGGCCACGATCTCCAGCGCGGTGAAGTCGCCGTAGCTTTGCCGGAACGCTGGTGACAGCAGGCGTGTCCAGGTCGACCGCCGGGGCGTCCCGCAACCGCGCCGCTACCTCGGCCGGCGCGAGTCTGGCCGAGGTAGCGGTTGCCCCCCGGGAACCCCATGCACGCCGCCAACGTCCCGATCGCCGTGTCGAGGTCGATCGGCGTCACTCCCATGGCCCGCTGCGTGCTCCCGATCTGCGGCGGATCCGCATCCCGCCGTCCGACCAGGGGGGCCAGCTCACGGCCGTCGTCCTGCCCTGGCGCAGGCCGAGGAGGACGAGGCTGTTCTCGTCGCTCGGCTCCGTCATGGACAGCTGACATCCGGCAATCTTCTCTAGCACGCATACGAAAGTCGCCAGCGGCCAGCACGCTGGCGGGGGCCGATGACCGCCTGATCCTGGCCCCGATCATCTTCGTTGCCTCCACCGGCTGCACCTGGCGCCAGCTGCCACCGATCTTTGGCGCGTCATGGCAACCGCGCTGCCCGGGGGTTTTATCGGTGCAGCGACGTACAACCGCATCATGGACACCTTCGATGTGCTCGTGACGGCTCACTCGTGGCGAGCCGATGCTTCCTGGCGAGCTGGCAGACGCTCTTGCTCATGACGGTCCAGGGCTCGTCGCCGACGGCGGCCAGATCGACGAGCTCGTAGTCGAGCACATGTGCCGACTCCCGGGCGAAGACGCCGTCCGAGGGTGGCGGATGGTGCTGCGCCGGGGGCTGTTACAGCGCCGGGCCGCAGGCTCCTGCCGGACGGCGCCTGGAAACAACCGTAGGGGGACAGCGCGCTTGGGCTGATCGTTTCGGCAGCTGGTCGGCCGAGCGACCAGTGGGGCGGGCTTGGCGGCGTTCGATCTCTGAGTGAGGCGTAGGGCTGGGCGTAGGCCCATTCATCGAGCAGCGGTGCCGGTTGTAGCGAGGCTGGCGCGGTTTCGCGTTCCAGGCCTGCTGGCGGCCTCGCGCCCGCACCCCTGAGCCTTTCCGACCTGCTAGACCGACACCGGCTGCCACGAATAGCCAGGCGGCTCAATCCGCCGCGAGTTCGCCACGCACCGCGCGCATCTCGGCGCGGACCTCTTCGGCGGCCCGCCCTGGCCTCGTCCAGCCGCTGGTCGGCCTGCTCCAGCCGATCAGCCAGGCGGCGGCTCTCGGCGTGCGCGGCCCCCAACTCCTCCTGGCCTGCGGCCGAGACGGCGGCACCGGCGCCACGATGCGGCAACCCAGCTCGAAGGTAAGCCACGCCGGCTCCATCGCCGCAGTCGTAGCGATCGCTGTCGGCATCATCGTCACCCGCACCACCAGAAGGCAGCACCGCCGACGGGTGTGGGTCCCTGCCACAGAGGGTGGCGCCTGGGCAGGGGTTAGCCGCGCTGGATGGTCTTCAGGTCCTCCATCGTCAGCTCCTGGGTGCGCTTGGCGTCCGTGCTCGTCACCCACGCCAGGATCTGCGGATCGGCGCTCTGCCCGTGCGGCAGGCCTCCGATGGCGGTGTCGGCACCGTCGGAGGCGACCAGTTTGTGCAGGTACTCGGCGAAGGCGCAGGGCCCTCCCCCGGTCCGGCCGACGTCGTAGCCGCAGGAGTGGTGTTCCGGCAGGAGCGACAGCGTCCCGGCGGTGGTGCGAATCCAGAACAGGCCGCTGGTCCGATCGATGACCAGGTAGGCGAAGGCATCGCGGGGGCGCAGGTCCAGGGGTGCGTAGGTGGTGTAGGTCCAGCGGTCGGTGTCTCCGCCGACGGTCCGGTAGTGCTCGCC
This window of the Nonomuraea africana genome carries:
- a CDS encoding ABC transporter permease encodes the protein MAVIEATLPRRILTTPTAGPLAALVIACAFFSLNSPQFLTGGNFSLIIQQVMVVGTLAIGQTLIILTGGIDLSNGAIMAFGGIVMAKLALSMPPLLAIAAGLAVCALFGLVNGMLVTRISLPPFIVTLGMLNVVFALTHIYSQDQTVTGLPDELTFLGQTFQLGGTRVTYGSVLTIALFLLFAYLLGQTAWGRHVYALGNSPEVARLTGIRTSRLTVGVYTLAGLVYGIAALLLVSRTGVGDPQAGQTDNLDSITAVVLGGTSLFGGRGLVMGTLIGALIVGVFRNGLQLMGVPSIYQTLITGILVILAVTVDQLSRRRTR
- a CDS encoding sugar ABC transporter substrate-binding protein; translation: MKRLIAGLGAAALMAAGCGGGTPSGSGSDTVKVGLITKTETNPFFVKMKEGATAAAKAQGAELMSAAGKFDGDNASQITAIENMVAAGVKGILITPSDTKAIVPAIKKARDAGVLVIALDTPTEPQDATDALFATDNFKAGELIGQYAKAAMAGKPAKIATLDLAPGITVGKLRHDGFLKGFGVAEGDPSIVCSQDTQGDQSKGQTAMENCLQKAPDINLVYTINEPAALGAHTALKAKGIDKDVLVVSVDGGCTGTKAVKSGQIAATSQQYPLKMAESGVKAVTDFAKGGKKATGYTDTGVTLITDKPVAGVAAKDTAFGLANCWG
- a CDS encoding ATP-binding cassette domain-containing protein, whose translation is MTTPVLQARGLVKRYGHVTALDGADFDLLPGEVLAVIGDNGAGKTTLIKALTGAIQPDSGEILLDGKRVRFGDPLEARRAGIETVYQDLAIAASLDIATNMFLGRELRKPGLLGKVFRMLDKHRMRAESAEHMAALKIGLRSLAVPVESLSGGQRQGVAVARAVAWASHVVVMDEPTAALGVKESGQVLDLIRRVRDRGLPVVLISHNMPHVFEIADRIHVQRLGRRVAQIKPGDHSMAEVVAIMTGAMDVADGKAVIADKGAAEAIGLS
- a CDS encoding carbohydrate kinase family protein, whose protein sequence is MIAVLGECVADAFADRRPGELAMRVLPGGGPSNTAVALARLGTPARFLGRLSDDVFGELFRERMAASGVDLSACVRAREPSTLAVATLDAEGQARYSFHAEGTADWGWSAAELSADRLGGASCLHTGSLALVREPGAGAVAEFAGRAEATVSIDPNVRPSLASREDYLSRMPQWCALADILKLSADDLAFLMPDVSMVRACELWHAAGTRLIVVTMGAAGALVSMDGAVVTVPAEPVEVVDTIGAGDSFTAGLLHRLESRGLLGGRLDGLDLASAAEAAAFGATVAALTCAVAGADPPWADQLISQPRP